In Candidatus Limnocylindrales bacterium, a single window of DNA contains:
- the holB gene encoding DNA polymerase III subunit delta', with product MSFSTIIGQEEAVHLIRKALARNRVPHAYLFTGPEGIGKKLTALTLAKALNCLVASDDACETCKSCYKIHKGCHPDVEIIEAEGQFIKIDQIRELQKQVGYKPFEGRKKVSILNNAEKLNLEAANALLKTLEEPPPDTVFILISSSPSALLPTIVSRCQSIRFSPLGLQHTEQFLVEKGVATGPKAHLLAALSEGRPGRALNMDIDRILSLREQILELMDLMIPDGGLRTDLQPNRTQVLSLPDSGIKVLLGKIEEFTRDRDQTEELLDFLLVFYRDLLLLSEQGNPGFLVNQDLISFLERYKTRISSQKILKICQDIYQTKVNLQHNANLQLALEDLFLKIMET from the coding sequence ATGTCCTTTTCAACCATCATAGGCCAGGAAGAGGCCGTCCATTTAATCAGAAAGGCTCTGGCTAGAAACCGGGTACCCCATGCTTATCTCTTCACAGGACCCGAAGGGATTGGAAAAAAACTCACAGCCCTGACTCTGGCTAAAGCTTTGAATTGCCTGGTCGCATCCGATGATGCCTGTGAGACCTGTAAGTCTTGTTATAAGATTCATAAAGGATGCCACCCGGATGTAGAAATAATCGAAGCCGAAGGCCAGTTTATTAAAATCGATCAGATTCGAGAGTTACAAAAACAGGTCGGTTATAAACCTTTTGAGGGAAGAAAAAAAGTTAGCATCCTTAATAACGCAGAAAAGTTAAACCTGGAGGCTGCCAATGCTTTATTAAAAACTTTAGAAGAGCCCCCTCCTGATACGGTGTTTATCCTGATAAGTTCAAGCCCCAGTGCTCTGTTGCCGACTATTGTTTCTCGATGTCAATCGATACGGTTTAGTCCCTTAGGCCTCCAGCATACGGAGCAGTTTTTGGTAGAGAAAGGAGTTGCAACCGGTCCAAAAGCTCACTTATTGGCTGCTTTATCTGAAGGAAGACCTGGAAGGGCTTTAAATATGGACATAGACAGGATCCTTTCCCTTCGGGAACAGATCCTGGAGCTTATGGATTTGATGATCCCCGATGGGGGTTTGAGGACCGATCTGCAGCCTAACAGGACACAGGTTTTGTCTTTGCCCGATTCCGGGATAAAAGTTTTACTGGGCAAAATCGAAGAGTTTACACGGGATCGGGATCAAACCGAAGAGCTTTTAGACTTTTTATTGGTTTTTTATAGGGATCTGCTCCTGTTATCTGAGCAGGGAAATCCCGGCTTCCTGGTAAATCAGGATCTGATTTCATTCTTAGAAAGATATAAAACCCGCATATCTTCTCAGAAGATTTTGAAGATTTGTCAGGATATCTATCAAACAAAAGTTAACTTGCAACATAACGCAAATCTCCAATTGGCCTTGGAAGACCTGTTCTTAAAGATCATGGAAACTTAA
- the metG gene encoding methionine--tRNA ligase, which translates to MADLKKFYITTPIYYVNDVPHIGHAYTTIACDTLARYKRLTGYDVFFLTGTDEHGQKVERTAKKNNETPIQLADRTMQRFKDLWKRLRISYSDFIRTTEPRHIAAAQKLFQAVYDHGDIYLGEYEDWYCTTCEQFLTELQLVNGRCPNCGRPVEKLKEESYFFRMSRYQEPLLKYIEEHPDFIQPETRRNEIISFIKGGLRDLSISRTSFDWGIKIPINPRHIMYVWFDALTNYLTAVGYAEDPQKFEKYWPADIHVVGKDILRFHTVYWPTFLMSAGLPLPKKVFAHGWWQVEGQKMSKSLGNVVDPNQIIDEFGVDPFRYFLLREVSFGLDGDFSRQALIQRIDSDLANDLGNLFSRCLTVIEKYQNGIVPEPVGSTERENRLAAQRAETLIKMDQSMNELAFHQVLKDIWDYINEVNRYIVDTAPWMLVKDKAKQDRLSTVLYSLAEALRGIALLIAPFMPETSEKMWTQLGLPDKPGPEDFASLKVWGGFPSGIQIHKGEHLFPRIHSKGADLEISGRTAKEASQKDTLTLDETKKDPVQQTSELSSGQITGNEQNLITLEEFARIDLRVAEILAAEKVKGSSRLIKLQVDLGTEKRTVVAGIAESYTPEELIGRKVILVANLKPARLMGIESQGMILAAVKDKKAVLLSLDREVEIGTKVK; encoded by the coding sequence ATGGCTGACTTAAAAAAATTTTATATTACAACCCCCATATATTACGTTAATGATGTGCCTCATATTGGTCATGCGTATACGACCATTGCCTGTGATACACTGGCCAGATACAAGAGGTTGACCGGATATGATGTATTTTTTTTAACAGGTACCGATGAGCATGGGCAAAAGGTAGAGCGTACGGCGAAGAAAAATAACGAGACCCCCATTCAACTGGCGGATCGTACCATGCAGCGGTTCAAAGACCTGTGGAAGCGGCTGAGAATTTCCTACTCGGATTTTATCCGAACCACAGAACCTCGCCATATTGCTGCGGCCCAGAAACTCTTCCAGGCGGTTTATGATCACGGCGATATTTACCTGGGGGAGTATGAAGACTGGTACTGTACGACCTGTGAGCAATTCTTAACGGAACTCCAACTGGTAAATGGACGATGTCCTAATTGTGGACGTCCTGTAGAAAAACTGAAAGAAGAGAGTTACTTCTTCAGGATGTCCAGATACCAGGAGCCGTTACTCAAGTATATAGAAGAGCATCCGGATTTTATTCAACCCGAGACCCGGCGAAATGAGATTATCAGTTTTATTAAAGGAGGACTGCGGGATTTAAGTATCAGCCGGACTTCCTTTGATTGGGGAATTAAGATACCGATTAATCCCCGGCATATTATGTATGTTTGGTTTGATGCCCTGACCAATTACCTGACGGCCGTGGGTTATGCCGAGGATCCCCAAAAATTTGAGAAATACTGGCCTGCCGATATTCATGTGGTTGGGAAAGATATCCTTCGGTTTCATACGGTTTACTGGCCTACCTTCCTGATGTCTGCCGGATTGCCTTTACCGAAAAAGGTTTTTGCACACGGTTGGTGGCAAGTGGAAGGTCAAAAAATGTCCAAGTCTCTGGGAAATGTGGTGGATCCGAATCAAATAATCGATGAGTTTGGGGTAGATCCTTTCCGCTATTTCCTTCTTCGGGAAGTTTCGTTCGGTTTAGATGGGGATTTCTCCAGGCAAGCCTTGATTCAGAGAATCGATAGTGATCTGGCCAATGATCTGGGGAATCTCTTTAGTCGTTGCCTGACGGTTATTGAGAAGTATCAAAATGGAATTGTACCGGAGCCTGTTGGATCTACAGAGCGAGAAAACCGATTGGCAGCTCAGCGTGCTGAAACTTTGATCAAAATGGATCAATCCATGAACGAACTGGCCTTCCACCAGGTACTCAAAGATATCTGGGATTACATCAACGAAGTGAATCGCTACATTGTAGATACCGCCCCCTGGATGTTAGTCAAAGATAAAGCCAAACAGGATAGACTTTCGACCGTACTCTATAGTCTGGCAGAAGCTTTGAGGGGGATTGCCCTGTTGATCGCTCCGTTTATGCCGGAAACCTCCGAAAAAATGTGGACCCAACTGGGATTACCGGATAAACCAGGCCCAGAGGACTTTGCCTCCCTGAAGGTTTGGGGTGGATTCCCCAGTGGGATCCAAATTCATAAGGGGGAGCATCTCTTCCCACGCATCCATTCTAAGGGTGCAGACCTGGAAATCTCGGGAAGAACCGCTAAAGAGGCCTCTCAAAAAGACACTTTAACGCTCGACGAAACAAAAAAAGATCCTGTACAACAGACCTCTGAACTCAGTTCAGGACAAATAACAGGTAATGAACAAAATCTGATTACCCTTGAAGAGTTTGCCAGGATCGATCTTCGGGTGGCTGAGATCCTGGCTGCCGAGAAAGTTAAAGGATCTTCTCGTTTAATCAAGCTCCAGGTCGACCTGGGTACAGAAAAACGAACGGTCGTGGCAGGTATTGCAGAAAGCTATACTCCTGAAGAACTCATCGGACGTAAAGTTATATTGGTTGCTAACCTAAAACCCGCCAGACTTATGGGAATCGAATCCCA
- the tmk gene encoding dTMP kinase has protein sequence MARGLFITFEGIEGSGKTTQATLLVEYLKSKDIPVLYTREPGGTPIGDQIRKVLLNTENHHMTGLTELLLYGASRAQHVEQLIRPSLEKGVMVVCDRYTDATLAYQWAGRGLDRKAVEMVNGLATSGLYPDLTILLDVPVELGLERAKSRNLKLNLQNREGRFEEESLSFHHRVREGYRKLAAGEPDRIYLIDGTQDIQTIHEEIKRIVLARRTDKSEG, from the coding sequence ATGGCACGTGGGTTATTTATAACCTTTGAAGGGATTGAAGGCAGTGGTAAAACAACCCAGGCTACTCTCCTGGTTGAGTATCTAAAATCTAAGGATATTCCGGTTTTATATACCCGTGAGCCGGGTGGTACCCCCATTGGAGATCAAATCAGAAAAGTTTTATTAAATACTGAAAATCATCACATGACAGGACTTACAGAGCTTTTACTCTACGGTGCAAGTCGAGCCCAGCATGTTGAGCAGCTTATTCGTCCGAGTTTAGAAAAGGGTGTGATGGTGGTCTGTGATCGGTATACCGATGCTACCCTCGCTTACCAATGGGCCGGAAGGGGACTTGACCGAAAGGCTGTTGAGATGGTCAATGGGCTGGCAACCTCAGGACTTTATCCTGATCTTACCATCTTGCTGGATGTACCTGTAGAACTCGGCCTGGAACGGGCTAAAAGCAGAAATTTGAAACTAAATTTACAAAATCGAGAAGGGCGATTTGAAGAAGAAAGTCTTTCCTTTCACCACCGGGTTCGAGAAGGGTATCGGAAGTTAGCTGCTGGTGAGCCGGATCGGATTTATTTAATCGATGGGACCCAAGATATACAGACCATCCATGAAGAAATCAAGCGGATTGTCCTTGCAAGAAGGACTGATAAGAGTGAAGGGTAA